In Silene latifolia isolate original U9 population chromosome 3, ASM4854445v1, whole genome shotgun sequence, a single window of DNA contains:
- the LOC141649491 gene encoding protein FAR1-RELATED SEQUENCE 5-like, with product MSENTFVVPVVPVPSPQCIDVDEVHAGNRLSLMVTPGGSEEWVRNIATEFTPTIGQTFATLDEGIQFYETYAIACGFEPRKSLTKRFRSSGDIRTKLIVCHREGFRDSKPTILPITGEEEEPMVKASNPKKTKVTRIGCKARIFFRFVIKEIDQVQVSFFVVDQFHAAHNHRLSPLKYREFQKKCRNLALQHKQTIVDNCKVNISPTSTFRSVKEYVDGYESIGTSLTEFKNFGREIKCFIGLKDAQMFVDQLENLHETQEGFYYAYDIDQNKCLFRVFWADAAARRNYALYGEAVTFDPTYSTNKYDMIFAPFTGVDHHKKSVTFGASLMSRENDQNFKWIFTKFLDCMGGKEAHCFFTDQCPAMKIAVLAAFYDRCPSLLHVAYYEEITRKGRHDIDQRDRLRHSSRILVVWDSELEPSDFKERWCSLISEFQLEDNTWLQYLFSRRQRWIPAYYRDIPLGCLLRTTQRSESANSFFKRFENPHGTLVEFWMRFQSAMDQQRYTQKSLDRDSDHSLPQTKTLLSLEVHASTVYTHTLFYEFQQRS from the exons ATGTCAG AAAATACTTTTGTTGTCCCTGTGGTACCTGTTCCTTCTCCACAATGCATAGACGTTGATGAGGTGCATGCTGGGAATCGTCTTTCTTTGATGGTGACGCCTGGAGGTTCTGAAGAGTGGGTCAGAAATATTGCAACTGAATTTACACCTACAATAGGACAAACTTTTGCTACGTTAGACGAGGGTATACAGTTTTATGAGACTTATGCAATAGCATGTGGTTTTGAACCAAGGAAATCTTTAACGAAAAGGTTTCGTAGTAGTGGAGATATTAGGACAAAATTGATTGTGTGTCACCGGGAAGGATTTAGGGATTCTAAGCCGACAATATTACCCATTACTGGTGAGGAGGAGGAGCCAATGGTCAAGGCCTCTAATCCGAAGAAGACTAAGGTTACTAGGATTGGTTGTAAAGCTAGGATTTTCTTTAGATTTGTTATTAAAGAAATTGACCAAGTTCAAGTGTCATTCTTTGTTGTTGATCAGTTTCATGCTGCCCATAACCACCGTCTTTCTCCACTCAAGTATAGAGAATTTCAGAAAAAATGTAGAAACCTTGCTTTGCAACATAAACAAACCATCGTTGATAATTGCAAGGTCAATATTAGCCCAACCTCTACTTTCAGGTCCGTCAAGGAATATGTTGATGGCTATGAAAGTATTGGAACTTCTTTGACTGAGTTTAAGAATTTTGGAAGGGAAATCAAGTGTTTTATAGGTCTTAAGGATGCTCAAATGTTTGTAGACCAGTTGGAAAACCTTCATGAAACCCAGGAAGGTTTTTATTATGCCTATGATATTGATCAGAATAAGTGTTTGTTTCGTGTATTTTGGGCTGATGCAGCAGCACGTCGTAATTACGCTCTATACGGTGAGGCGGTGACTTTTGACCCAACCTATTCAACTAATAAGTACGACATGATCTTTGCTCCCTTTACTGGTGTTGATCATCACAAGAAGTCCGTCACTTTTGGCGCTTCGCTTATGTCTAGGGAGAATGACCAGAATTTTAAatggattttcacaaaattcttAGATTGTATGGGTGGGAAGGAAGCACATTGCTTTTTTACCGATCAATGTCCTGCTATGAAAATTGCAGTCCTCGCCGCTTTTTACGATCGCTGCCCATCgctattgcatgtggcatattatGAAGAAATTACCCGAAAAGGTAGGCACGACATTGACCAAAGAGATCGACTTCGTCACTCGTCTCGAATTCTCGTTGTTTGGGATTCAGAGTTAGAGCCTTCTGACTTCAAAGAGAGGTGGTGTTCGTTGATCAGTGAGTTTCAATTGGAAGATAATACATGGTTGCAATATCTGTTTTCCAGGCGGCAACGTTGGATTCCGGCGTATTATCGTGATATTCCTCTTGGTTGTCTTTTAAGAACAACGCAACGCTCTGAGAGCGCAAACAGCTTCTTTAAGCGGTTTGAGAATCCTCATGGCACacttgttgagttttggatgcgctTTCAAAGTGCTATGGATCAGCAACGCTACACCCAAAAATCTCTTGACAGAGATAGTGATCACTCCCTACctcaaaccaaaacccttcttagCCTTGAGGTTCATGCATCGACTGTTTATACGCACACTCTCTTTTATGAATTCCAACAAAGAAGTTGA